One stretch of Flavobacterium sp. 9 DNA includes these proteins:
- a CDS encoding PorP/SprF family type IX secretion system membrane protein — protein MSTSKRVIMRLSIIRQILFLSIVLLVTNPANAQLNRFEAMYFQNQYLGNPAMAGLNKGLNVNIGYQGQWDDVPGKPVLMYATAEYNPDNRLAYGLNFSNDKAGLISNTRILGTFAYHLPLDDEDRKLNFGLSFGARFLSLDNSKISGNIDDPSIQNFNEGGALDGDFGVSYTTKLLTVQAAVPNLNNVFFENDNGERRYVDNQIFYSAISYKVFLSSRINDFNIEPLLAYRAIRGFKDIVDIGGRFNMPEYNINISAMYHTNEAISGAFGLQLNNLGIFLAYSSYIGNNGAFANDTFELGLRYNFLD, from the coding sequence ATGAGTACAAGTAAAAGAGTAATTATGAGATTATCTATCATCAGACAAATTCTGTTTTTGAGCATAGTTTTATTGGTAACAAATCCGGCAAATGCACAATTGAATAGATTCGAAGCCATGTATTTTCAAAACCAATATTTGGGCAATCCTGCGATGGCGGGACTCAATAAGGGTTTAAATGTAAACATTGGATATCAGGGACAGTGGGATGATGTACCGGGAAAGCCTGTATTAATGTATGCTACAGCCGAATATAATCCGGATAACAGACTTGCTTACGGACTTAATTTTAGTAATGACAAAGCAGGTTTAATATCCAATACGCGAATTTTGGGAACTTTTGCTTACCATTTGCCTCTTGATGATGAAGATCGTAAATTAAATTTCGGATTATCATTTGGAGCAAGATTTCTCTCTCTTGATAATAGTAAAATTAGCGGAAACATAGACGATCCTTCCATTCAGAATTTTAATGAAGGTGGCGCTTTAGACGGTGATTTCGGAGTTTCATATACTACCAAATTATTAACTGTTCAAGCTGCGGTACCTAATCTCAATAATGTATTTTTTGAAAACGATAATGGCGAAAGAAGATATGTAGATAATCAGATATTTTATTCGGCAATAAGTTATAAGGTGTTTCTGTCCAGCAGAATAAACGATTTTAATATCGAACCCCTTTTAGCTTACAGGGCCATTAGAGGATTTAAGGATATAGTAGATATAGGAGGGAGATTCAATATGCCGGAATACAATATAAACATATCGGCAATGTATCACACTAACGAAGCTATTTCGGGAGCTTTTGGGCTTCAATTAAATAATCTCGGAATCTTTCTGGCTTATTCCAGTTATATTGGCAACAACGGCGCTTTTGCCAATGATACTTTTGAATTAGGATTGCGTTACAACTTTTTAGATTAA